From a single Nicotiana tomentosiformis chromosome 2, ASM39032v3, whole genome shotgun sequence genomic region:
- the LOC138905186 gene encoding uncharacterized protein: MAKSSTGETPFFLVYGAEALIPVEVGEPTLRYFQVDEESNNESMLINLELLEEHMDLARVRMVAQKQRMERYYNRRANFRYFKVGDLVLRKVTQNTRELNAGKLGPMWEGPYRISAITGKGSYEVENQNGDKLPSNWNVAHFKRYYC, encoded by the coding sequence ATGGCTAAGTCGAGCacaggagaaactccttttttCCTTGTGTACGGCGCAGAAGCTctaatcccggtggaagtgggggaacccaccttgagatatttccaggtAGATGAAGAATCGAATAACGAAtcaatgttaatcaacttggaactgctcgaggaacACATGGACTTGGCGCgtgtaagaatggtagctcaaaagcagagaatggagcgatattataatcgaagagccaatttccgttatttcaaagtaggagatttgGTACTgagaaaagtaactcaaaatactCGGGAGCTTAACGCGGGGAAGCTGGGTCCAatgtgggaaggtccctaccggatttcagctatcaccggAAAAGGTTCGTACGAGgtggagaaccagaatggagataagttgcctagcaactggaatgtggcacacttcaaaagatattattgctga